GTGGCAGAGGAGAACTGTAAGGCGACAAAACAATTTCGCCAGATGCCTCTGATTCACGATGGGCAATCATCTCCACATCCCCTGAACTTGCTGATGAATTGATCTGTGCTTGTTTCTGACAAAGACTGAGCTTGGCATTAGTGTCTGCAAGAACAATTTCATGAATATCTCTATCCACATCTGACGGCAAATTCTGGGATGTTTGAAAAGGTTTGATTCGGGCTGAAAGAACTAGTCTATGACTGCCAGTCGCCTCCGACGCTTGCTGAAAATCTTTCTTGCTCTTATCTCTGGCTGCCGTCAGTGACATAGATGAGCTTTGTTCACTTTCCACATCCAAGGATGTAGCTGCAGAAGGCACTGATGTGTCTCCTACAGACAAGGGATTACtggctggatttttttcatAACTTTGACAGTCCAATACAGATGTCACTGATTCCTTTCTGAGAGATTGTGAATGTTTTCGTGATGTCTTGCAGTGAGAAACTGATGAGGAAGgtttaacattttcattcaaCTGTAAGCAATTCtgctttctttcctctttaacTGAACCACCAATTTCACTCTTTATTACTGATGCTGTTCCATTATGAAGTCCAGCCATATGCTCAGACATGCTTGGAGAATTTGCAAATGAGGTTACTGCGTAATGCTGGGAACCTTTCTGTGTTGCTGGAACCTTCATCTCAGCATCTGGACTCTCTAAGGAGCTCTTGTAGCCAGCAGCAGCCTTCCAGCAGATGGGGCAGAGTTCCAAGCCCAGTGGCTGCACAGTGGCACGAAGCTTCTGACACTGATAAAAAACTGGACATCCTTTTGCCTGAACCCGCATGAATGGCTGCTGAAGGACCTTCAGCCCATACTTACTAAAAGGAAAGTCTTTGGGGAAGTCTTCCACCTTAAAGCCAGGGCAAAATCCATAGCCTGCTCTTCCATTCAGCTTGCGAAGGATGTTGCGGAACAGTTTGAGAGAAATCTGCCCGTTGTGCATGATGTTATGGGTATCAATGGgcaaaaaaataacattcagaCTACAGACGCCACTGGCTGTGATGCAGACTGTGACAGGGTCAACAGGCATGCCTAGGAGACCTAACATCTTCTCGCGTGTGATAAGAAGGCACAGTTCATCCTGGTGAGATCTGCTGAGCTGCAGATACAAACAATGCATTTTTAACatagcagaaaacataaaacatgagCAATacaaaaaatctgaaatgttaAACGTTTTGGAAATGTTTATACATTATACAGACATTAACAGGTAATTTGAACCAATTTTTTCTACACATATAACGACCTGACTATGAGGATGCTTACATAATACatatatactgtgtgtgtgtatatatataatattgtgAATAAAGAATCAACAATAGGAATTATTATGTATGTTCCATTTGTATGCagtattcaaatatttttgtaatgtgtgcCTTGTGAAAGAATATCACAACTATATAAGCCCTTCGGATTAGTATTCTTAATATCACAATCACAGATAGTCAAGTCTCTTGCTGAAAATTTACTACctcaaaatacaagaaaacaattaaatatttcttgcagagtaaaacatttattaggTTAAATTTATTTGGTACACTAAacacttttcacaaaaataagaattcTTCTCAATTGCTTACTTATGACGAAATGTGACATGAAAAAGTGGACCACGTCATTAGCCTTTAGTCATGATTGTTTAACATTGTGCTCCTTGAAGATCTTAGATACACATCGAACGCAATTCATTTTCTCTCCACAACCCATGTGTATGTAAGTATAATACATGCATGCGTGGGTGTGATCACCTGTGTCTCTCCAGAGTACCCTACCCTTTTTAGCATgaattttgtgatatttttatttcagcacaCACCTCCCTGCCTTGCAAACAACTCAGTTTTTaccatgatttttgtttttaactgctaAGACTGGTTCAATGAAGTCATCTGATAACGTAAACACGTCAAACATGTTAGATTGTCAGCCGTTAAGATGAGCCGACTAAAAAACAGCACATTATGAACGAAATGTCAGACTTTTTTCTGCCATGACGAATTAACCGTCAAAAgagtattttctttaatacattttctcaactatagttttatatatatttttaaaacgtcACACTCTACAGGCCAAATTATATTACCCAGGGACTTtaacagcattttatttttctaggtCGTGGGGGAGTGGTGATACTCCGAGAAAAGCACGATAGCAAGCAGTTTCGTTTCATTTTTCCAAGAACACCTGTTCGCACTAATTTATGAGGTCACATTAGCTTAAACAGAAACTTTAATTCTAAGAACACTGGATTGAAACAGCCTGGAAGTGCGACACTTTTCCTAGAAAGTAATTGCCAAGAATGGCATTCTAGAGTAGCTTCCCTTACTTCCAAGCACAAAGTTAACTAGAAGGCCTCGCCTTCGAAGAAAAACTCACCCTGTACGTCAGATCTTGGAATTCTGCTGAGGATTTTAACTCCGTAAGGCATTCTGAGATGGTTCTTTCAGCAACCAGGTCTGTCTGAGTGCCTCGTGAGTTTGTTTTCAAGTCCCAAACGTTGTTAGGACCCATTTCACACTACGCATTCCTCACACGTAAACGACTGCCCGATGTAGGTATTATTGCGTCTTaacaagatttgttttctttactattttcttcttgGTGATATCATAGCCAACGCTAAGTAGAAGACAACATAAGATGAAACAAAGTATCGTCAATGTCTCTCTCGCCTGCGTCATTGAGTGCAGATGAGAAGATGGTGTGTTTTCTTGGAACTAGTACACCCTTTCCCTTTCCATCTGTGCTCGAGCCCCCGTGTCACGTCCGTGTTCTGTGCTGCCACGCGATTGGCTGTTCCTCTTCCACTACTGTCAGACTTTCTGTAAGGCTGAGTAGGTCTCTGACTCCGCTTTGCTAAGTATCAAATTCCACGCACGATTGCTTAGTAATTTTCTTCCCTAAACCCGCTGCGTTTCCTTGATCAGAAACAGCAGCCAGCGAGGCTATCGTTTGTTCTCCCACCATTGTACGGCTCCTTTACTACGCCTAGTGGAAGTTGTCGTACAGTCGATCAACCTGATTGGTTGCTTCGGCCAGagtaacttccttttttttcccctctctctccttcgtttAAAGATATCTTCAACACAAAGCCTGTGAAAAATAAAGAGGAGTCATTAATACTACAGCTGCAACAAAGTAAGAAGAAAATGCTACATAAACGTTTtcagaagagagaagagaaggaaatCTTACCTTCGACGGAACCGAGAGACCGGAAGTTAATAGGACAGATTAAATTCCGGGCACAGGTAGGACAGCCCCTAGGTAACCCAGCCCTCGGTACTCGTATCTTTTCTTAGTACAGGGACATCAGTGTTGTTCGTCAATTCTGCTGAcctatttttttaacttgagtTCACCTGCAAACCTCATGAAGGTCGTTAACGCTGTTGTCGAATATTATTGAAGCTCGTGTTACTTCAGTCTCGGCCTCGGCAGTGTTTGTACTTTAAAACTTAACTTTGTGATGGACAGATTGGATGTGTATATAGTGTTCTTATTTATTGCGCTGTCTGTGCATACTAAAAACTCGTAGTGGTGGAAGATCACTTagaaaaaggaacagaaaaaaatagaggtCGGAgcgtcatttaaaaaaaaaaatactgttaaatCAGTAGCTCAGCGAGGCCATGTATGGCAACAGTTATAgtttcatcatcagcattgAGTTGATCCTTGATCCTGTAGACTGCATGGAGCACACTCAGATAAATGAGCGAAATCAgtctgacattaaaaaaaaaaactttcaggcGTGGAAAGTTTTGAACTTGGATTAATTTCCTCCGAGGAAATCTTGTGTcctgacaaattatttttctgtatttgccaGTGCAAGCAATACTTAACCACAACGGTTATATATTTGAATCAGTGAAGAGGTTCATGACCTGTtataatattgtatatattaGTTGGCTCAAGAGATctgaacacttaaaaaaaaaaaaaaaagttacaggtGATGAGAACTAGTCTGAGCACGCACAGAGGGCTTAAATCCGTGAAGCAATGTACAAAAGActggttttgttcttttgctcgTGTAATATGTGCGAAATCTTTCTCGATATTTCAGTGTTAGTCATTTAATTCTCTCGTCTCTCGTGTTTATTGATGCTCTCGTTTTCTCTTTCTGCACTTACGTGCATGTGTGATTTTCTGTTACGCATGCGGCTTATATATTTGCGACTTAATATATCCGTCTGTATTAGCGCCTTTACAGCAATAGCTTGAGGATATCTCTACGATGTCGGAAGGCACCAGGAGTGCCCATTGTTAAGTTTTCCCACGCCCGTGCTACAGCAACCAACCGCACAACGCCAGCAAAATCTTCAGCGATTAAATTTCGGGGAAACAACGGCTGACTCCGAATCTATTTTTAAGAAAGCGTGTGACCTTTTCAGTTTTGCTTCACGTTACCACAGACTGACATTTTAGCAACTATTTTTGAGCCAATCTGAAACGTCCTTCCAAAAGTGATTCGTCGGTCGACAAGCACTGTGTGTCGCAATAATGATCATAAAATTGAGTTACAATAAGGTCAGAGATGATGACCTGATTAAGGTTACACACATTTTCTCGAAATGTTGGCAAAGAAAGCACGAACTTCCTCAACCGCTCATTAGAATGCAAGTCAGAAAGAGATTCAAATGAAACTTCttctgatattaaaaaaaaaaaactaaagatttGCGGGTGAAACGCAAAAGAACAATTACTGTGGGTGAGAGGTCAGGTCATAGGTTACGCATTGTTTAAGCGCATCCCACGTGACCGAAAGGCATGTTAAACGCCCTTGTTCATGCCACTGACTTGTACGTGTGATATACAGATTCGTGTGCAGGCTGCGGACCGTGACCATGCAGTTCACAACCACTGGAGCGTAGCATCCTGATTTTGATGAGAAGGTATATCCTCACCCCTTTCCCCTCCGACATCTTCCTCCCCGACCTCTCCTCCCATATCTACTGCAGTACATTTGTGCCTCATCAAATTTTGAGGGGAAAAGAATTGTTGTGAAGGTTGGCTGCACTGGGTTCAGCCCTCGTCtagggcacactgttctttcacTGCCATGATATAGCCGCAGTTGCTAGGCTCgtcgtaaaacaccaatctccccCCCTCCCCGTTATTTGTTCTTTCGTGtattcttcttattgttgttgctaCTTGGTGAGGAGGGATCTTGAAGAACATATTAAAGCTATTTACTGCAAGGATTAAGCTTGAAAGACTGGCATCATCTGACTACAGCAGAAactcatattttcttttcaaagtctaATATCGCGAGCAAACTCAGCAAAGATGACTGAGAATGATGATCAACTTTGCAacagtttagttagtttagtccttgttaatcctcgaggagcatagggccacaacaacacctcgccagggGATCCGGTTTtaggcagcccccttcagttgggcccatgtggcttcgacgtcctttgcctcgctttctacagTGGAACTTCgcaataacaaaagtaaaactcGACGTCGCTCCATTTCCCCTATTCCTCCCCCAAACTCCCCGCAAGGCCATGAAAGGTCACGTGGCCTACATGTTCATATTTTGCAGTGACTCCATGTACAATGCCTCTGCCCTGTTTTATCCGACGATTCTCATTTGTCTGGCGTTGGGGTCTAGTCTTACTTCAGGTTTCACGTACTCGGCTGACAGGTCTCCACTACGCCATTAAAATACCACACTTCCTGCCATTCTCTTTCCCTCTAACAGCAGGATGCTATAGTCTATATATATCTAACACCACTCTCAAGAAAATATTGCACAGAGCAAGAGAGTGCATAAAGGCAACGGAAAAGATTATCATGCAGTTTAAAGTTTGATTTCAATCAGAAGTTGAGTTCGGCAGTACTCTAGGCGTACTGACTCTGTGCTCGATTGCATGGCTTTTCCCCACTCGCCTACCCTGCCACCCAGGACCAATCACGCAGTTCTTGGCTTATCGGCTTATTTTGACATCGAACGTGTACGTGTTTCGCGAAGCCATCGAGCAATCAGGAGACAGTGGTGTCACGTGGCCGCCTTTCTCATACAACCGCACAAAGATGTTCGGATCCCATGTCTATTCCCGCTAGTGACCGGGACGGTGCGTGCGTGTAAGGACACGCATGGCTGAGTGTCGCAATTTAACAAAACTTCCAAAgcttctgtttccttttttctaccTCACATACTTTTACTGAAGAGATGTAGAACATcacgtagagagagagagagggaaagaaaagaaatctgcCTTTTACACAAAGTGGAGTTTGTGAGTGTACGCGCGCGCCAGTAGGGCAGTATTCGAACACAGTGTCGAGAACAACTTATACAACGTACCCTCTGCTTAACAGTCCAACACATTAACCAATAAACCACCagattatgtaatatttttgaaCCGTGAACGGCTATTGAGAGCAAGTTCCATAAACAatatccttttgtttgtttgattgccGTTCTATGACTACGAACTTCGagatttccttctttctctccccttcccctacaCCTCcttttgtacgaaacaagattgccaGACTCGGAAGACACCAGGAACATCCACGTCCAACAGTCTGGCGAGCTGGTCTTTGGCCGTGTGACCCTGTGGCGATCTCCATCTTTACACGAGAAGCAACTTTacttctcacagtgcgcaggcgcagagaTCAACagatgacgcatgcgcagacattGTATAATGCAATCTCGAGCACGCCTAtatgtaggttttttttttttttttttggtcaattgTGAAAAACTCGCGGGACGAGGACATGTTGTTATGCAGCTCATTGAAATGTCAGCAGTGCAAATATAGCATATAGCTTGTGTAATAagatacactttatttttatacatagaATCAAGATGGCTGACTTCCTGGTAACGTAACAATGAtaagtttttgttcttcttggATCTCCATCTAGATGATAGGATATACGTTATTCCTGTGATTATTTACACAACAGTACACCTGTCTCGAGATCATCACTTCGTTAAACTTCATTGTCTTAAGATTTCTTCGTGATTTTGATTGTCTTTCGATCTATCATTCACCAGTGCCTACCGACTCTATATCGGCTtgttttcaacttttatttaatCTGCCTATACGAGTCTCCGCATGTTATCTACATTAACTAATTTAACTTCGATCTCCTTAGCCGTACTGGCATAAATACCACGCACTCATCTTTTTACCAGACAGCAGAAATTCCATCAATTGCTTGATTCTATTTTGATGTAAATTATTTagtgaggaaaagaaaatttctgaCCGCCATAATCGGGAAAAAGTGCACTACACATATGTCATTCGGTCAGAGGGTTAGGAGGGAAGTCGAGCAACGATCGACCTGCAGAATgtcaaatttattaattatgaCAAGGCGatgtttcttgaacaaataTTAGACGAcaaaaatagtaatatttaGAACTGGGACAATGGTCGGTATTGCCGTAAAATAATCTAGCTGAGATGTTACCTACAGAGACCTCATGGCATGGTAGTTACTTGCAACAGCATTTATTTGAGAAGTACTGCGCATTCaaatcttctctctttctttttttttctttcccaaccATGTAGGAACAAGAATGCCTAGCTCCAACGCTGCATTGTTCAAAATTCTATGCTAACACGCTTAACATAATTTACAGCAATCTCAAACGCTGGCCCAGTTCTTTTGAACCTGCCACCATGAACTGTATAACCCCTTGTTAGTTTTTGAGCGTTGATCAGTTCAGCACCATTCCAAGGTTTCATGGttttatttgtcagtgtttTGTTTAGCGCAGTGTCGAGGTCTCCCTTTATGTGGGacgtttagaaaaaaaatctgacctCCTGGGTAAAAATCAGGGAAAAACGCTTTGTGATGTCTGCATGCTGTTTCACAACTTGTACAACGAGATGTTTTCCATTGTTTAACCCTCTTAGTCTCTTCTAAGGCCTCTTGAGTAAAGTAActcaaagcaaaagaaacatgatCTGGACTGCGCTTTGTAAGGCAATCAGAGACAAGACGTCTACCTTTGATTTCCATATTTGGCTGCGGGGACAACGACTTACCCTGGCTTATACCCGTGTTGAGACGTCAGACATCTGAACAATGTTCGCAAAAACCCAGATGCTGGCAGTTTCCTCGAACTTGCGCAAGCAGTATTTGAGTCACCGATACGATTACCCCGAAGTGATTGGCACTCTAGAAGGAACAAATATGTCGAACGATCACGTCCTGGACACGCTTGACTAACGGTATCACGCGCACCCCTGACGTTCGAAGCAAGAGCACACGTTTGAGTCACATGACAAAGGCACTAAGCATAACGTACATCGATCATTCGCACCGTGCTGACACCATTTCCTCCGTTTCAAGCCGCTGATGCGTATCGGAAACCACGGATGCACAACGGAGGGACGTCGCGGACGTAATTACCTCCGAaatgactgcgcatgcgctctgGTTTGCTTTGGTCACAAAATTTCACAAGGCGGGTTGCTGGGAAAGGAAATGGAATAGTTAACACATATTGCCTTggaaaaagacatttctttttctctccagataaaaaaaaaaaaaaaatctctaaaaaatTTTCCTCCAAGACCTTTGAAAAAAAGctgctgatttttaaaaatttttaccGAGAGAACGCAGCGCAACCTAGCTATCTCTAATGTGCCTCGCAGCGCTTGTTGTAAGTGTACACcagaaaaatttctttgctcTTATCCTCCCCTAAACACGTGAAGGAGAGTGAAGAGTGTTTGCTATAGTGTTCTCTTCGCTTTTGTGCAGTTGCCGTCGGCGGTTTTGCTGAAGGTGGGAAGGTGAGGATGAAAACGCAGTAGTGGCGTTGTTGTATCTTACGACTGTTTGTTTTACTGACTGAGCAAgtagaagaaggaagagaaggcaGCGCTGTTATGACTGGTCTGTCTGCTTTATTCTGTGCGCCAATCCCGAAACCATCGGTATGAAATTACCTCAGGCACCCGTAAAATTACTACCCGTATGCTGTCAAATcaaggtgtgagagagagatatggaTGGGGGGGATGTTACTCATTGTTAGTCGCCATTTTTCCACAATGACAGGGCGATGTGATGTGAGCAGAAAATGTTATCGGATATTTATATTCAGTCAACCCTTGAGGTGTGTGTCACAAAAAGTACGATCATCCTGTAAATGTAAccctctataaaaaaaaagaaacaaaaaaaaaaaagcaaagaaatccTCTCcccagagcaaaaaaaaaaaaaaaaaagtaaataaaattgttaaaaacattGAGAGCATAAGTGTGTAGATAGATGTAGTGCATATATTGAGGGGATTTTTTTCATCGTGCGCTCCAATGAACATTTGTAAACTGTGAAAGGATATTAGCAAAACCTTGAGCAGTTTACATTTGAATTTACAGCTGAACTCACGTGTTTTTTCAGCCGGAGACGGATCACCAAAGGCGCTGGCAAATCTCACGAGTTCCTGTTTCGCTGTGTGTCTGCTGCCGCGCACCCGGATTTTCCACCACGATGACGAAGAGGAACAGATCAAAAGACGAAGGAACAATTAGCGTTTTCCTGATGGCAAGGTCAAAAAGAGGAGAGGAAGGACAGTTCCTTGGCCTGGGATCGTCAACAATCGAACATTCTTCTATGGTTTGTCACTGCATATCCATGCATCAGTGAGCATTAGGaggtcaagaaaaaaattagacgGAAAAAATGccctgaaaataaagaaaacagacttAAAGGAAGATAGAAGCTGTTTTTAATACATGTTTTGTCTTCGGAAAAACTacaacttgtattactggacttctggcagacgattttttccagttaactgctaaaacgaggcatgagacgacaaagcttccggtttattcacattctttgtttaggctcgccgagactaacagcggagaacttctcaagaagctaagcgttggtcttggcagacagaccgCAATTCACCTATACAACAGGTCCATGGAAAAACTCGCAGcttggaaaaaaattctttgaattacgagtttttataaaaatggtttattgcttacattaaaaaaaaaacaacctaaagGAATTACTTCATACATTTCATGTATGCATAGATAAATTTATAAACTGCCGgtatattttctataaatacacatgtatactcggaacaaacagaaatgaatatgatatatatatatacacgcacgcaGAAAGAGTACACAAGGATTAGCTATCGAGATCCATGTCATCTACTTCACGCTGCTGTGAACTTCACCGAGCAAACGCGATTCCAGACAAGATAAAACTCTTAAGTCTAAGTGACTCCACATTCTTAGCCGGTAGTTCATTCAATCTAACCCGACTAGAACGCAGGACACTTGAGAGGCAGCTTTCCCGTCTTTATGGATTAGGTTGCAAACAGCTCGCATGTGAAGGTTAATTAACTCATTCAGATTGGGGAGTTCGCAGCTTCCTGTTTGCAGTTTCGCTCTGTAACGCCTGGTGTTTCCTCGTGTTTGGCAGAGAGCCTAAACCTGACACGAAGAGGCATCAGAGTGAAAGAAGGAAGTAGACACGTTACTCGTAAAAGGCTCATTTTCCCAAGAACGCTGCCTGTCGGGTTCACTAATTCAGAACGAGGCTGATTTACCGAAATTCCTGCTCTTTCCGAGAAAGACCGTAGTGAGAAATGAATCTACTCATATTTCTGAAAACTTCTGTGCACGGGtcatacaaagaaaaagtagaagaaaaatattaagtgGAAGTGCAGTCAAtagtgataaataaaaaaaatcgattGTGCGTAAAACAGTTTAAATCAAGCGaaacttgatatttttttttaaagttgaaataACATTTCCTTTCTAGAAAATGAATCTAGTTTCGGTCgtttgaaaaaatatgaatgtattTACGTGACCGATATTGAGAAACTGACTGGGCTAGATTAAAGTTGTCGGTCGTCG
The sequence above is a segment of the Pomacea canaliculata isolate SZHN2017 linkage group LG6, ASM307304v1, whole genome shotgun sequence genome. Coding sequences within it:
- the LOC112565907 gene encoding uncharacterized protein LOC112565907 isoform X2 codes for the protein MGPNNVWDLKTNSRGTQTDLVAERTISECLTELKSSAEFQDLTYRLSRSHQDELCLLITREKMLGLLGMPVDPVTVCITASGVCSLNVIFLPIDTHNIMHNGQISLKLFRNILRKLNGRAGYGFCPGFKVEDFPKDFPFSKYGLKVLQQPFMRVQAKGCPVFYQCQKLRATVQPLGLELCPICWKAAAGYKSSLESPDAEMKVPATQKGSQHYAVTSFANSPSMSEHMAGLHNGTASVIKSEIGGSVKEERKQNCLQLNENVKPSSSVSHCKTSRKHSQSLRKESVTSVLDCQSYEKNPASNPLSVGDTSVPSAATSLDVESEQSSSMSLTAARDKSKKDFQQASEATGSHRLVLSARIKPFQTSQNLPSDVDRDIHEIVLADTNAKLSLCQKQAQINSSASSGDVEMIAHRESEASGEIVLSPYSSPLPLCIDEDADDN